One window from the genome of Chaetodon trifascialis isolate fChaTrf1 chromosome 20, fChaTrf1.hap1, whole genome shotgun sequence encodes:
- the mlana gene encoding melanoma antigen recognized by T-cells 1 has protein sequence MKCNHTDGMPRGDFNIYLASSRRGYVRAEEAVGIVLLVVILAALFILGCWYFKKRSGYKIIRSPRSGSPGYTGGQYSEAGPSAENKMALTDFGSFRPAIPNAPPAYEKISSGPLPPPYSP, from the exons ATGAAGTGTAATCATACAGACGGGATGCCTCGTGGAGACTTCAACATTTACCTTGCCAGCAGCAGACGAGGATACGTCAGAGCTGAAGA AGCAGTGGGCATAGTTCTGCTGGTGGTTATCCTGGCAGCTCTCTTCATCCTGGGCTGCTGGTACTTCAAGAAGAGGAGTGGCTACAAAATAATCAGG agcccTAGATCAGGGTCACCAGGATACACAGGAGGACAGTACTCAGAGGCTGGACCTTCGGCAGAAAACAAGATGGCTCTGACTGACTTCGGCAGCTTCCGACCTGCG ATTCCTAACGCTCCGCCAGCCTATGAAAAGATTTCCTCAGGGCCGCTGCCTCCTCCCTATTCCCCTTGA